The Tenebrio molitor chromosome Y, icTenMoli1.1, whole genome shotgun sequence DNA window GTATGACTTAAATATTACATGCACTGtcgtatacaggctgtttgatgaaaaacgcctcaacccataacttttttatttattacccgatttcaatgaacaaaaaaatcaaagatatggcttttcaagcgctacaaaacaactataaaaattttttttttttgcgttatcttcaatagctaacgatagtcaacttttttttttaaacggacacatagttttttaggcttggtctgaTAAGgtattttttctgaatctaatgatgtattgaaagttatcatttggttcatagctaactgaaaaaaaaaaataaaacaattttttgtggttcagcgtattataaaatttttaagagtgccgtgaaaaacaatcggaatacaaagtacgataaatgtcatctaaacgtcaacttaGAAATTTtcgtctgttttttttttaagttcttttatttaagtataaaataacaacattgtcagtcgtgcaggatagcagtcatttgactattatggtcgagtgtaataaaaattgtaattagtcaaaaacaaaaatttaatagaaaaaataataaataaaaaattataaattttttatttattattattattcatgttttccaagaaaataataataaaactcttcaagattgcacctgaaatttttcaaactcacacttgacatttgatgctatttgtattccaattgtttttcacggcacacttgaaaatttcataataagctgaaccacaattaaaaattgttttatttttttttcagtcagctatggaccaaacgataacttttaatacatcattagattcagaaaaaaatactttaccagactaagcctaaaaaactacatgtgtccattaaaaaaaaaaagttgactatcgttagctactgaaaaaaacgcaaaaaaattttttttatggctGCTTTATtacgcatgaaaaaccatatctttggtttttttgttcattgaaatcggataataaataaaaaagttatgggttgaggcgttttttatcaaacagcctgtatatgccaacaatttattatacaacattcacaattatttcaaattcgaaatgaaaatctgacattttagttggcaatcAATAatcagtattgtgatttggcataatcaatctattttaggttataattgaattgtactaaggcccggttgtataaagctaagttaacatcgtgtcagctaacaacgcgtcaagtcggaaatccgcccatttgattggctgattcaaataaaatattaaatatcctccaatcagatcgcttgacatattaactttaacaacgacttgacatcgctttatgcAACCGGGCCATAAATCAATTACGGAATTGACCacaagacgaatatttaataacgaaacgtGTCATATGACCTTCGGCcaaactaacaaaaaaatatcttggcctgctgcgtgtttaaatCAATCGTGAAcagctatttttttaaatacaattgCTCCTACTCGTACTTCATATTAGCTGTGTTAATTGAGctgtaattttaaatgttagcGATAAGTGTCATAGGTAGACAGGCAACTATGTAAATTCGGAAGCTTTGTGCGGGTGCCGAGTGGCATCGGAGAACAACTGATTGAAAGCCGTCAAAGGGTCTGCAAATTGTTTTCTTGGCGTtgcatcaaaattaaaaacgtaaaTTTGCAAGCATCTTTTAGGATATTTATGTGACTCTGAAGGCCAGACTAATAAACCGATGGGACACCAGATGAAGATGTTGGTACCGACCGTTTCGTTgtaattttaccttaaaaatgttttaccataagggtcatttttgtctcattcataattcttgtCAAATCAGGTAGAAACTCCGAACGCACAGTCATTTCTTTAATTACAGGGATCGTTCTTAGTAAATTCAGATTTAATTGTAATACTTTGGGAAATACACCTACACAATGCCGCTCCCTGTATGTGGtgaatattatagttttattagaTCGGCCTTCAGAGTCAGATAAATATCCTATATATTGAAAGTGTGCACTGCTAACCATTGGATACAAAGTGTCATACCATACTCGGCAttgaaatgtttattaaagGCTTTGTTTGGGTCGGTGCTGTTTACAACAATTTGGAGCGTTGAAGggtgcaattttttgaagcagCCAGATGTTCGGTTTTGCCTTGAAATTTTCTACCTGACTCGATCCCGACCGGCCGCAGTCCCATAGCGAAAACTTTtctaataatataattttaaaacaacggtaaaaatgaatttcgtATTTGGTTTCATAAATGATAGTGATCGTTGAGGGAGTCATCTGATGTCATAGTCAATAAAGgtgatttttgcaaatcaagGTAGTATGGCTTCTCGTTGTTTTCTTGTTTATTTAGCGATATTATAGCTGAGAGCAATCCTCCTTATTCACCAACCGTACTCAGCTTTAGCATTATTTTCAACTTAACCAAATTGTTAATGCAGACCATGTTCGATTTGattgttttggatttttttttgacaagtgtcaaatttaaaactttacaTTTACAACCGATTGCaatgaattaaatattaaatatttacctaCAATTGCGGCCAAATAAAAGCGACCactaaatttacattttatgtcatcttcataaattttggtaatttaggctttgtgaccaaaagttggccagtgacagctccgggctcccagggggtttttcggggcagagggcgtgggttcggatttttaaaaaatgggcgccaggcagctattgtcttgagctggttgttgcttgtccagctgccgggacaagtgctcagatcttactcgtcgaaggtaagtaaaagcaaacgctttctgatcgttaaacaaattttggtttattcggttactgcaaaattatccacagaacagtatttggtggttcggtactggttcacacgaatgcgataatggttcgcttgtaactactagatgaaaattgaaagatgcggaaccagtactttttggtggccttaatatctactttggtcgtaaccagaaaagcttttctttcacatgtgaccgaatcttaaactaaacatgatattcttcgacgaaataaaagatgttttgattcctgatgaggaacctcccgaacttagacttccttctgatcgagctaattattaaatgtaaacttaatgaaacccaaggtcaagattggggtgtcaccttgacaaaaaattaaaattgatcctgataggaaagtttaaatcggtgaagttccgaaacgttaaatttgactgaaatttctttaagttgacactggagattgaatgaaaaggttcttacaaaaaaattctaaacatttgcaaagtttcaaaaaaaatttagtgaacatacaaaaattatgaaagcgagaagcgagaaattcgaggcgttcctaaattttgcaatgccgcggtaaaaaaaatatggcgacttagctttatgacgggtctgttgtctcctcgaatagcgtccttttgacttgcggtgtgaccttggcgatacggtgctcaaaataaacgatcgcctctgcgaacgatgttctccaaaatggtcgcctctgcgaacgatctggctacgaatcgccctgcgaacgatctggctacgaatcgccctgcgaacgatctggctacgaatcgccctgcgaacgatctggctacgaatcgccctgcgaacgactcctaacgaattgtcgttagtgttgtgaaaatcggaagattcggtaattacctttcagcgaaaaagggggttcttggcgctaaatcgaagtccttccggcactcctttactcaaaaattttcggtactctaaagttgcgatacggtactggatcaattcatccaaacgggattgactctaaactggatcgaaccacccctaatacatggtcttagtgaaatgaattcaaaattgaacgataattacctctatagtgcgaggggtcactcgaccacgaactctaaaaggcgcttcgctggcgtcgcttcgacggctctcgacgaagtgtccgacttccgcatttttaatctcggtaccgcagtcccataaatcgcgaaaatcgtcacgcgcgcgattctcgaccttattcagttgtgctataaggcgggctgcgcttgcgtggtactgcgcaatcaaaaatgtgcatttccggtggtactacacgtgcgcgtgtcatgacaggtggaccgtcatggcgtcggtttgtttacctcgaaattataccgagcgggagaattcagattttggacggtattgtgtcggtaagtcgtgcacgtctatcctgatgttaattgccgcaactcgcaggtcaaaaaaaggacaggaagaaagatggggttgaaaagaaggagatgactttccggcaagttactaaagaggaaaagggacccaacattgccgtacggtcacctatcgctgagaagagaagaagagaaagtgaagagaaagagaaagtgaaagtggggttctgaaagataggttgcagctcgccaacctagaggcgtgaggccacctcagcctgacatttgcgggggtaacatgtgttcttccagcccccccgtggtggctggcacaaatgactctaaattgaaactttccgcttccggaatgagcgacgtaaaaaacttgaaggcagggtgggcgcgtcgcgctGCCAAACGCCGTGCGTTAACTGCTAGTTCCGGGTCTTCGAACTGCGATCTATtagccccgcgagcataagtaggacctcgtggcctcctactccggccaatcgccattgtggcgtttcgtaacgctacactacccccctcctcaaaaagaaaaaggaaaaggtAACTCAGTTgccttttactttttacaaaaaaacgaagatgaagtcttcacaaaaaaaaacgtcaaaatttgatcaCTGGAAAAGTTTTGGTTTCGCCACGAAAATGGCTTGTCGATATCTGCGCGTATCAAACGATTGAAAACTGAATCTCAATGTCAATTAGTACTTGAGTACTGCGGTATGATGTAAGTCAAGTCCggttaaatgtcataatttggggttcttaaataaacttttcctgaacaaactccacggtaaaattttactgtcgtCAACATTCCAAAGGAGGACAaaagaattaatcgaaaaattgaacgGTACGAAAAAGTGAAATGCAAAGCTCGCTACGGTTCTTCGGCTTCTGCCAGAGATCCTCTGAATTCTTTCAAATCTTTCATGTGCCAAACACCTAGATCTGCGCGGTTCTCATCTTCGAGAGCGTACGCGAGTTTCGATAGTTTTCTCGTTATCGTGCACAGCACGTAGCGTGGCGCTAATTTTTGCGCAAAGTCTTTCGCAGCGCTGGAAAGTACTTTGTTGCGTTTCCAAACTTTGTCGCCTACAAAAAATTCAGCGTCGCGCTTCCGAAGATTGTACGAGCGTTCGTTGCGTTCGTGCGCTTTGTGAAGGTGCTGGGTTACATCCTGCAAGATGGTCTTGAGGTGTTCTAAATTTTTCGCGTGATCTTCGCGATCAGCTGTCGTCAAGGTTTCCGGATTTTCCGCTACTTTGCCGTAAAATTCACCGGTACAGGGTACTACCCTACCAAAATTGAGAAATGCTGGACTGAATCCGGTTACTTCGTTGACCGCTGTGCGAATCGCGTACCCGATCTTTGCCACCTCGGCATCCCACTTTTTGTGAGCGCCTTTGACGTAACTTCGTATGGCAGTGCCAACTGTGCGGTTGTATCGCTCCACAGGGTTGCTCTGAGGGTGATACTTGGCTGTGAACCAGATCTTTTGAACTTTGTAGTTCTCGCAAGTCTTTACAAATTCGTTTCCGACAAACTGCTTGCCGTTGTCGACCAAAATGAATTGCGGTACACCatacacaagaaaaattccgttCTCGATACATTCTGTAACTTTTGAGCTCGTAGCTTTTCGTAACGGAAATAGTACAACGTACTTCGTGAACCAATCTACGATCACTAAGAGATACGAATATCCTTTCGTGGACGTCGGTaatggaccaatcaaatcaacGGAAATCATTTGCCACGGAAACtgaaccttttttttttcttttcccataagCCCTGCGCGAGCGGTGTTCGGTGCTTTTTGCTCATTGCAAACCTTGCAGTTtcgaacgtaacgaatgacggaACGACGCATTTTCGgccaaaagtgattgatggatAACCTTGAAAGTGTCTTGTAGTACCCGAAATGAGCTGATGTCGGTGCATCATGACatgattctaaaatttttgttctttgattTCGCGGTACTAAAAGCTTCCACTCCGGGACGTTGCCGGGTAGTACAATTTTGTTCGGTACGAATCGATACACGAGACCGTTCTCGACTTTCCATGATGGATTTCTTTGAGGATTGGCGATTATGTTGTCGCGAAGTCGCGTGTACGACTCGTCCAAATCATTCAAGTTCACGCCGAGAAAGCTGTCAATGTCTACCGCAGCAATTTCTGCAGGTAGTCTCGATAGTGCGTCCGGTACTACATTGAGCTTGCCCTTACGATGGACCAAATCGAATGAAAATTGATTGAGCTTGACACTCCATCGCGCTAACTTGCCTGCTGGGTCCTTCATTCGGTTTAACCAGAGCAATGAATAATGGTCCGTCACGATCGTGAAATGGGTGCCCTCAACGTAAGGTCTGAACTTTTCCAACGCGAACAAAACGGCTAAACATTCTCGTTCCGTAACGCTATAATTTCGCTCGGCTTTTGTTAGCGAACGGCTGGCGTACGCGATCACTCTCTCATCTCCGTCTAAATCTTGCGTTAAAACTGCTCCTAGACCGGTGTTTGAAGCGTCAGTTTGGATCACGAAAGGTTTCGAGAAATCAGGACTTGACAATACGGGTGCTGAAACAAGTGCATCcttgattttctgaaaagctTCCTGAGCTTCAGGAGTCCACTCCGTTTTCTGTCGCTTTCGCTTTCCGGTAAGTAACGCGTTTATCGGGGACATGAGGGTCGAAAAATGAGGGATGAAACGCCTATACCAAGAACACATGCCTACGAAACGTTTGATTTCGGTACTAGTCTTCGGGACTGGATAGCTCACCATGGCCGCTACTTTGTCTGGATCGGTACCTAGACCATGTTCATCGACAATGAAAcccaaatatttcaaacttgagcggaaaagttgacactttttCGCATTCACGGTGAGTTTCGCGTCTCGAAGACGTCGTATCACCTCCCTCAAAACTTGTACGTGTTTCTCGAATGTCGGGGCGATAATGATTAGATCGTCCAGGTAAACAAAGACGTGAGGTTCTAGTTCAGGTCCGAAAATTCTGTCCATGAGACACTGCTGCCTCTGGGCTGCGTTTGTCAGTCCGAACGGTAAtacgttaaaatgaaaaagaccTCTGCCGGGAATCGCAAAAGCTGTCTTCGGCCTAGACTCTGAATCTAACGGGATTTGCCAAAAAGCGTTCTTGAGATCGATCGAACTGATGTACTTTGCTCCTCGCAACATACTGAGAATCCTGTCGACACGCGGTAATGGGTAACTGTCACGTTTTGTCACGGCATTGAGCCTGCGACCGTCAAAGCAAAGTCGGTATTCACCGGAAGATTTCTTTACTAACAAAATTGGAGAAGACCACGGACTGTCAGAAGGCGATATGACATTGTTCTCGAGCATGCGGTCAATTTCTTTGTTGACTTCCGCAAGCATGTACGGAGACCACCAATACGGACGTTGTTTGATCGGCAATGCTTCTCCCGTGTCGATTGTGACTGTCATTTTGTGTGTCCTCCCTAACTTTCCGTCGTTGCTcaacaaatctaaatttttccgGATGATCTCGGTGATCTCATGCCGATCCGCGCCACACTCCGTCACCGCGTCACATTCTGGTACTCTTACGATATCCGACGCTACTTCAATTTTGTGACCCGCGAAATCTATCTTGAGTCCGAATAATCTACAAAAGTCGCACCCTAATATGACGCTATGCTGAAGATCTGGCACGTAGTAGACACGAATTCGCCGTCTCGACGAGTCTAACACTGCTTCTAGTTCGATAGCTTTGGTTACCGGATGTTGTTTTCCGTCGGCAGTTCTGATGTTTTTTAGCCGAGATGGGAAAGTTTTTCCACCTGCgcgaaaatgaattaaatcggCTCCTTTTCCACCAACTATAGTGCAATTCGAACCGGAATCCACGAGTCCTTCAGTTTCCTTATTGTTTAGACGCAGTCTGATAAATGGCCTATTGTCATTGGTTTTGCTGACGAAAATGGAAGCGGAATTTGCCCGAGAAGGCTTGCAAAACTCTTTGACTTCGTCTAACCAAGCGTTCCACTGGGTGTCCGTACGTTTCGCGATGATCGATGCGTTTACATCGGCCTTGGGATGTTTTAGGAACGTAGCACGGCCGCAAGTCTGCCGCGTCCCTACTGCGCGTTTCCCGACGGATTACACTTTTTGCAGGTCGCCAAGGTGACGTCTGGCTCCCCACAACGGTGGCAAAACTGCTTTCTTTTCAGTCGACAGTTCATGAACGAATGATTCGGCTGTTGACAATTCCAGCACTTGAACGACCTGGAGGACGAACTCGCGGGTTCACTCCGTCTGGCTGAATTGCCTGAGGGTTCCTTCACGACGATGGCGCGTGGACTCGCTTTCGCGGGTTCGCTCGCCCGAACATATGCCAACTCTGGCTCCAACACGCAAGATGACTTGGGTGCAGCGCGATGTTTCTGCCGCAAAGCCGATAACTCCTCCACTTTTTTGCACAACTTAATCAACTCCGGTACGGTGACAACTTCGGTGATGCTAAGCTGGTTAAGGTAACATGGAAGCAAATTCCTCCGAATCGTCTTTACCTTGGTTATCTCCGCCGGTGGTCGACTAAGTCTAGCAAAAAGCGTCTCCATAACCGCAACGTAAATGGTTATCGACTCGCTTTTGCCCTGAAGCCTGCCCTTGATTTCGTCCCACAACAATTCATCGAAATCCGGTGGAAGAAATTCCTGTTTCAACAACTGAACCACTTCGTCCCAATCGCTCAATCTGCTCCGAACAGAACGATACCAAATCAGCGCTTTGCCGCTAAAGAGATCAATGGCCGCGTTAAAAAGGTCCCTGTTGGTTGCGTTTCGCGCTACCGACAGTTCCTCTACCCGTTCCAAGAACTGGTTCACCGTCATTCCATTTTCCTCCCCGTTGAAAGATACGCCCCAGGTGTGAATTGGCACTAGTTTCGGTTCCGGAGATCTCGCGTGAGGGTGCACGTAAATGGGAGTAGTCGCGACGACTGGTGGCGCTTCCACCGTAACCGGGCTCGCTTCTGCTGCCTTGTCGTGAAGATCAGCTTCGAGCAACAAACATGTCGCGTACGCCTCATTTCTATACTCCGCATCTCGCTCGCGTCTCATTCGCCGAATGCGAAATGAAAGGTGCGTTAGACGGGTCTTCAACCGTTTGAAGATCATGTCTTCCGCCGTTCCttcaaattctgtcaaaatcg harbors:
- the LOC138140508 gene encoding uncharacterized protein gives rise to the protein MDEQFKVKHLLADELTYELRIRGITTSRNQDDKRKLLARALSKELGRPDEYFLSLHDAEYDHDTEVQAIEDTLESIRTILTEFEGTAEDMIFKRLKTRLTHLSFRIRRMRRERDAEYRNEAYATCLLLEADLHDKAAEASPVTVEAPPVVATTPIYVHPHARSPEPKLVPIHTWGVSFNGEENGMTVNQFLERVEELSVARNATNRDLFNAAIDLFSGKALIWYRSVRSRLSDWDEVVQLLKQEFLPPDFDELLWDEIKGRLQGKSESITIYVAVMETLFARLSRPPAEITKVKTIRRNLLPCYLNQLSITEVVTVPELIKLCKKVEELSALRQKHRAAPKSSCVLEPELAYVRASEPAKASPRAIVVKEPSGNSARRSEPASSSSRSFKCWNCQQPNHSFMNCRLKRKQFCHRCGEPDVTLATCKKCNPSGNAQ